A window of Formosa sp. Hel1_31_208 contains these coding sequences:
- the xerA gene encoding site-specific tyrosine recombinase/integron integrase — protein MKWQDALNDYKYYLRIERGLSSNSITNYALDIDKLIRYLDNHHINLSPIHIEYDTIQQFIYQTSKELNTRSQSRLISGLRSFFTYLVFEDYRKTNPLDHIESPKIGRKLPDTLALEEIDALIGAIDLSKSYNGVRIGERNRVILETLYSCGLRVSELINLKISDLFFDEGFIKVTGKGDKQRFVPIGPNTQKYINIWRDIRAHIIIHPEHKDTLFLNNRGKQLTRAMIFTIIKDLAKAIRLNKVISPHTFRHSFATHLLENGADLRAIQLMLGHESITTTEIYMHVDRSHLKEVLMSYHPRK, from the coding sequence ATGAAGTGGCAAGATGCTCTTAATGATTACAAATATTACCTCAGAATTGAACGGGGACTTTCTTCTAATTCAATAACAAACTATGCCCTAGATATTGATAAATTAATACGTTACTTAGACAATCATCATATCAATCTGTCACCTATTCATATAGAATATGACACCATTCAGCAATTCATTTATCAGACATCAAAAGAGCTCAACACGAGATCACAATCTCGTTTAATATCAGGTTTACGAAGTTTTTTTACGTATTTGGTTTTTGAAGATTACAGAAAAACAAACCCATTAGATCATATTGAATCTCCTAAAATTGGAAGAAAGCTTCCCGACACCTTAGCATTAGAGGAAATAGATGCCTTAATTGGCGCTATAGACCTTAGCAAATCATATAATGGTGTTAGAATAGGAGAACGCAATAGAGTGATTCTAGAAACCCTATACAGCTGCGGCCTTCGCGTGAGTGAACTTATAAATCTTAAAATTTCTGATTTATTTTTCGATGAAGGCTTTATAAAAGTGACCGGAAAAGGCGACAAACAGCGTTTTGTACCTATAGGACCAAATACTCAAAAGTATATCAATATTTGGAGAGACATAAGAGCTCACATCATCATTCATCCTGAACATAAGGACACTTTATTCCTTAATAATAGAGGGAAGCAATTAACTCGAGCTATGATATTCACCATTATAAAAGATCTCGCAAAAGCGATCCGCCTCAATAAAGTGATCTCTCCTCATACCTTCCGACATTCGTTTGCAACACATCTACTCGAGAATGGCGCAGATTTGAGAGCAATTCAACTCATGCTTGGTCATGAAAGCATTACAACTACGGAAATATATATGCATGTAGATCGGTCGCATTTAAAAGAGGTATTGATGAGCTATCATCCTAGAAAATAA
- a CDS encoding cell division protein ZapA: MAEQLKIKLSIANRVYPLTIAPSQEEGLRKAAKKIEAMINQFEQNYSVRDKQDVLAMCALQFASQVEQKTIDKANVSEEVEEKLVALNQLLHEHISA, encoded by the coding sequence ATGGCCGAACAGCTAAAAATAAAGCTTTCTATAGCTAATCGAGTGTACCCTTTAACAATTGCTCCTAGTCAGGAAGAAGGATTGCGCAAGGCTGCTAAAAAGATAGAAGCCATGATAAATCAGTTTGAGCAAAATTATTCTGTGAGAGATAAGCAAGATGTTTTAGCAATGTGTGCTTTGCAATTTGCCTCTCAAGTAGAGCAAAAAACAATAGATAAAGCCAATGTTAGTGAAGAAGTTGAAGAAAAGCTTGTAGCTTTAAATCAATTACTTCATGAACATATAAGTGCATAA
- a CDS encoding M23 family metallopeptidase: MKYLIVVVFFSQFGFSQSPYPQDYFRHPLDVTLVLSGTFAELRSNHFHSGLDIKTQQRTGLNVYSVAQGYVSRIKISHYGYGKALYITHPNGYVSVYAHLSKFSPRIEKYIKACQYDKESYEVEVFPSPEELVITTDEIVAFSGNTGSSGGPHLHFEIRDNQERPINPMLFGIDIKDTKPPFLSAVYAYPKNRSSHIDNNKKRKELRLIPQKDGDYTTEPINALGEIGFGIVSYDQQDLATNKNGVSNIQAFYNGNKNFEMDFKRFSFDESKHINRYIDFEIYKEKKSRIQKLFVQTGNTLSMLKDVDFNGYLRIEDSTNNIYKVRIRDFKGNETWLTIPIKGKTAKEILEAPDLKPVTYIYADQDNALEKDNISVYFPKQTFYEDFHMDFSVTNDTLKLHKDIVPLKKSYTIKFDISNYSEVDKDKLFIAKLYGYYQKPSYISTKRIGNSLSARTKVLGTFTLASDIEAPTITPVNFQDGKWLSKLNYLKVKIEDVLSGISNYRATINGKWILMEYDYKKDTLTYNFEDNVSVETENNLKIIVTDNVGNNTTFEATFFRK; encoded by the coding sequence ATGAAATATTTAATTGTAGTTGTCTTTTTCTCTCAGTTTGGCTTTAGTCAATCGCCATATCCTCAAGATTATTTTAGACATCCATTAGATGTCACTTTAGTACTTTCCGGGACGTTTGCTGAGTTACGGTCTAACCACTTTCACTCAGGACTTGACATAAAAACACAACAGCGTACTGGTTTAAATGTTTATTCTGTAGCACAAGGCTATGTCAGTAGAATAAAGATTTCACATTATGGTTATGGAAAGGCACTTTACATCACTCATCCAAATGGTTACGTAAGTGTATATGCGCATTTGAGTAAATTTTCACCGCGTATTGAAAAGTACATAAAAGCGTGTCAATATGATAAGGAGAGTTACGAAGTTGAAGTATTTCCATCTCCAGAGGAGTTGGTCATAACAACCGATGAAATAGTAGCTTTTTCAGGAAATACAGGAAGTTCTGGTGGTCCACATTTGCATTTTGAAATCCGAGATAACCAAGAACGCCCCATCAATCCAATGTTATTTGGAATAGATATTAAAGACACCAAGCCTCCGTTTTTATCGGCTGTATACGCCTATCCAAAAAACAGATCGTCACATATTGACAATAACAAAAAGAGAAAAGAATTGCGCCTGATACCTCAAAAAGATGGTGATTATACTACAGAACCCATAAATGCACTAGGTGAAATCGGATTTGGTATTGTGAGTTATGATCAACAAGACCTTGCAACTAATAAAAATGGAGTGAGTAATATTCAGGCGTTCTATAATGGAAACAAAAACTTTGAAATGGATTTTAAACGATTCTCGTTTGATGAATCAAAACATATCAACAGGTATATTGATTTTGAAATCTACAAAGAAAAGAAATCGAGAATTCAGAAGCTTTTTGTTCAAACTGGGAATACACTTAGCATGTTAAAAGATGTAGATTTTAATGGATACCTGAGAATTGAAGATAGCACCAACAATATTTACAAAGTACGTATACGAGACTTTAAAGGCAACGAAACCTGGTTAACTATCCCTATCAAAGGAAAAACAGCCAAGGAAATTCTTGAAGCACCAGACTTAAAACCAGTTACATATATATATGCCGATCAAGATAATGCATTAGAAAAAGATAATATTTCTGTCTATTTTCCAAAGCAAACCTTTTATGAAGATTTTCATATGGATTTTAGTGTAACTAATGATACGCTCAAACTTCACAAAGATATAGTGCCATTGAAAAAAAGTTATACTATTAAATTTGATATTAGCAACTACTCCGAGGTTGATAAGGACAAATTATTTATTGCTAAATTATATGGTTATTACCAAAAACCAAGTTATATCAGTACAAAACGTATCGGAAATTCATTATCTGCTCGAACTAAAGTACTCGGGACTTTCACACTAGCAAGTGATATTGAAGCCCCAACGATTACGCCAGTTAATTTCCAAGATGGGAAATGGCTGAGTAAACTTAACTATTTAAAAGTGAAAATAGAAGACGTCCTTTCTGGCATTAGTAACTACAGAGCAACCATTAATGGAAAATGGATTTTGATGGAATATGATTATAAGAAGGACACACTAACTTATAATTTTGAAGATAACGTTAGTGTAGAAACCGAAAACAATCTAAAAATAATTGTTACTGATAATGTTGGAAATAATACTACATTTGAAGCAACATTTTTTAGAAAGTAA
- a CDS encoding porin family protein produces the protein MKKLLVCLFVTVFALAFVNAQNTNESVKFGAKAGVNFSDITGDDADSFKGRTSFHVGGAVEIPISESFSIQPEILYSSQGSDWEEMFEGMTFSGTVKADFLNVPIMAKYYVVEGLSIEAGPQVGILLSAKEETEGEEVDIKDDLKGIDFGVNFGLGYQLDNGINFAARYNLGLSDLNDNPDFLGESSYKNSVIQLSVGYFFQ, from the coding sequence ATGAAAAAATTACTAGTATGTTTGTTTGTAACAGTATTTGCATTGGCATTTGTAAATGCCCAAAATACTAATGAGTCCGTAAAGTTTGGCGCTAAAGCAGGCGTGAATTTTTCAGATATTACTGGAGATGACGCTGATAGCTTTAAAGGAAGAACATCGTTTCACGTTGGCGGAGCTGTGGAAATCCCGATATCTGAGTCATTCTCTATACAACCTGAAATTCTCTATTCTTCTCAAGGATCAGACTGGGAAGAGATGTTTGAAGGAATGACATTTAGCGGTACTGTAAAAGCTGATTTTCTTAATGTTCCGATTATGGCTAAATATTATGTCGTCGAAGGTTTAAGTATTGAAGCTGGACCGCAAGTTGGAATTCTTTTATCTGCTAAGGAAGAGACTGAAGGCGAAGAAGTAGATATAAAGGATGATCTTAAAGGCATTGATTTCGGTGTTAATTTTGGTTTAGGTTATCAACTAGATAATGGTATAAATTTCGCAGCACGATATAATTTAGGTCTAAGCGACCTTAATGATAATCCAGACTTTTTAGGAGAATCCTCTTATAAGAATAGTGTGATTCAACTATCCGTTGGTTACTTCTTTCAATAA
- a CDS encoding OmpW family outer membrane protein, translating to MKKVLLIAAVAVFGFTNVNAQDENTTGGFANGDLYVSGTVGFNSASQGDAKANDLTFSPTVGYFISENIALEFNLLVGSAKEEFGSAEDKSTSFGGGLGATYFFTPSSQFSFTLGAGVSYVNSKFEPAGGGELKNNTFAIAVAPGVNYFVSDCFALRASIGALSYASSKDDFDGAEAVNSFGLNLDLSDINFGVTYKF from the coding sequence ATGAAAAAAGTATTACTTATTGCTGCAGTTGCAGTATTCGGATTTACAAATGTAAATGCACAAGATGAAAACACTACTGGTGGATTCGCAAATGGAGATCTTTATGTTTCAGGTACTGTTGGATTCAATAGTGCGTCTCAAGGAGATGCAAAAGCAAATGATTTAACTTTTTCTCCTACTGTAGGATACTTCATTAGTGAAAACATCGCTTTAGAATTTAACTTGTTAGTGGGTTCAGCTAAAGAAGAGTTTGGAAGTGCTGAAGATAAGTCGACTTCATTCGGAGGTGGTTTAGGAGCTACTTACTTCTTTACACCATCTAGTCAATTTTCTTTTACTTTAGGAGCAGGAGTTTCTTATGTAAATAGCAAATTTGAACCAGCAGGTGGAGGAGAACTTAAAAACAATACATTTGCTATTGCTGTTGCGCCAGGTGTAAACTATTTTGTTTCTGATTGTTTCGCACTTAGAGCATCTATTGGAGCATTATCTTATGCAAGTTCTAAAGATGATTTTGATGGCGCTGAAGCTGTCAATTCTTTTGGATTAAATTTAGATTTATCTGACATCAACTTTGGTGTGACTTACAAATTCTAA
- a CDS encoding outer membrane beta-barrel protein codes for MKKLMLLAAFAVFGLTSVTAQNFSAGITAGLPVGDFGDFYTFNVGLDLNYMWEVSDSFEAGVASGFNQSFGDEQSFTFLGTTVTSDVEDFQYIPLAAAGRFNASDDFQVGADLGYAIAVGDGDGGFYYRPMVGYNVAENTQITVSYRGISVDGGSFSTVNAGVNFGF; via the coding sequence ATGAAAAAATTAATGTTATTAGCTGCGTTTGCAGTATTTGGATTAACTAGTGTAACTGCTCAAAATTTTTCTGCGGGAATAACTGCAGGTCTTCCAGTTGGAGATTTTGGAGATTTCTACACATTTAATGTAGGTTTAGACCTTAACTACATGTGGGAAGTATCTGATTCTTTTGAAGCAGGTGTTGCTTCTGGATTTAATCAATCTTTTGGTGATGAGCAATCATTTACATTTTTAGGAACTACTGTTACTTCTGATGTTGAAGATTTTCAGTACATTCCTTTAGCTGCAGCAGGTCGTTTCAATGCGTCTGACGATTTCCAAGTAGGAGCAGACTTAGGTTATGCAATAGCTGTTGGTGATGGTGATGGAGGATTCTATTACAGACCAATGGTAGGTTATAACGTAGCCGAAAACACTCAAATCACGGTATCTTACAGAGGTATTAGTGTAGATGGTGGAAGCTTCTCAACTGTAAATGCAGGGGTGAACTTCGGATTCTAA
- the aroQ gene encoding type II 3-dehydroquinate dehydratase — MKKLIIINGPNINLLGKRETNIYGNQSFTDFFQTLVNKYPNITLEHYQSNIEGELIDKLQDVGYTYDGIILNAAAYTHTSVGIGDAVKAINTPVVEVHISNTFAREEFRHQSFISPNAHGVILGFGLQSYALALQSFLD, encoded by the coding sequence ATGAAAAAACTCATTATTATTAATGGCCCAAATATCAATTTATTGGGTAAACGAGAAACTAATATCTACGGCAATCAATCGTTTACAGACTTTTTTCAAACCTTAGTCAATAAGTATCCCAATATCACGTTAGAACACTATCAATCCAATATTGAAGGAGAGCTCATTGATAAACTACAAGATGTAGGTTATACATATGATGGTATCATTTTAAATGCGGCAGCTTATACGCATACGTCGGTTGGAATAGGAGATGCTGTTAAAGCTATAAATACACCTGTAGTTGAAGTTCATATCTCAAATACATTTGCGCGAGAAGAATTTAGACACCAGTCCTTTATATCGCCAAATGCACATGGTGTAATTTTAGGCTTCGGTCTTCAGAGTTATGCGTTAGCACTTCAAAGTTTCTTGGATTGA
- the rny gene encoding ribonuclease Y yields the protein MDTNTILMIVGGVVLGIVLGYIIAKGLEKNNASKLVKNAQSEANSILKDAKSEGESIKKDKILQAKEKFIELKSEHEKVILSRDKKMAEAEKRTRDKESQISGELAKQKKANQSLEAKIKDYDFRLEFLEKKKDEVEKAHKSQIKQLEVISGLSAEDAKAQLVESLKGEAKTDAMSYIQDRLEEAKLTAQQDAKKIIINTIQRIGTEEAIDNCVSVFNIESDDVKGRIIGREGRNIRAIEAATGVEIIVDDTPEAIILSCFDSVRREIARLSLHKLVTDGRIHPARIEEIVKKTQKQIEQEIVEVGKRTVIDLGIHGLHPELIKLVGRMKYRSSYGQNLLQHSREVAKLCGVMAAELGLNPKLAKRAGLLHDIGKVPSSEADMETPHAILGMQWAEKHGEKAEVCNAIGAHHDEIEMTTLLAPIVQVCDAISGARPGARRQVLDSYIQRLKDLEDVAFGFTGVNKAYAIQAGRELRVMVESEKVSDEQAANLSFEISQKIQTDMTYPGQVKVTVIRETRAVNIAK from the coding sequence ATGGATACGAACACAATTTTAATGATTGTTGGTGGCGTAGTACTAGGTATAGTACTCGGATATATTATTGCAAAAGGATTAGAAAAGAATAACGCATCTAAACTTGTCAAGAATGCACAAAGCGAGGCCAATTCGATTTTAAAAGATGCAAAAAGCGAAGGTGAATCGATTAAAAAGGATAAAATCCTTCAGGCTAAAGAAAAGTTTATTGAACTAAAATCAGAACACGAGAAAGTCATTTTGTCTCGTGATAAGAAAATGGCAGAAGCCGAGAAACGCACTCGCGATAAAGAATCTCAAATTTCTGGCGAATTAGCAAAACAGAAAAAAGCAAATCAATCTTTAGAAGCTAAAATTAAAGATTATGACTTCCGTTTGGAATTTCTTGAGAAAAAGAAAGACGAAGTGGAAAAAGCACATAAGAGTCAGATCAAACAACTGGAAGTTATTTCGGGTCTGTCTGCTGAAGATGCTAAGGCACAGTTGGTTGAATCACTTAAGGGTGAGGCTAAAACTGATGCTATGAGTTATATTCAAGATAGGTTAGAAGAAGCGAAGTTAACGGCCCAACAAGATGCCAAGAAAATTATTATAAATACGATACAGCGTATTGGTACAGAAGAAGCTATTGATAATTGTGTCTCTGTATTCAATATTGAATCTGATGATGTTAAAGGTAGAATTATAGGTCGAGAAGGACGAAATATCCGTGCCATTGAAGCGGCGACAGGCGTAGAGATTATTGTTGACGATACACCAGAGGCGATTATTTTATCGTGCTTTGATTCTGTAAGACGTGAAATTGCACGTTTATCATTACATAAATTAGTGACGGACGGTCGAATTCACCCAGCTCGTATAGAAGAGATTGTTAAAAAAACACAGAAACAAATTGAGCAAGAGATTGTTGAGGTTGGTAAACGAACTGTAATCGATTTGGGGATTCATGGTTTACACCCTGAATTAATAAAATTAGTCGGACGAATGAAATACCGTTCGTCATACGGACAAAATTTATTGCAGCATTCTAGAGAAGTTGCTAAACTATGTGGCGTTATGGCAGCCGAATTAGGCCTAAATCCGAAATTAGCAAAACGCGCAGGCTTATTGCACGATATTGGAAAAGTACCATCTTCAGAAGCCGATATGGAGACCCCTCACGCTATTCTTGGTATGCAATGGGCAGAGAAACATGGAGAAAAAGCAGAAGTGTGCAACGCGATTGGAGCCCATCATGATGAAATTGAAATGACAACATTGTTAGCTCCAATTGTGCAAGTTTGTGATGCAATATCAGGAGCAAGACCTGGAGCAAGACGACAAGTGTTGGATTCATACATACAACGTTTAAAAGATTTAGAAGATGTCGCATTCGGATTCACAGGTGTTAATAAGGCCTATGCGATTCAAGCCGGGCGTGAATTACGTGTTATGGTCGAAAGTGAAAAGGTTTCAGATGAACAAGCTGCAAATCTATCCTTTGAAATCTCTCAAAAAATTCAAACTGATATGACCTATCCAGGACAAGTGAAGGTCACTGTGATACGAGAAACAAGAGCAGTGAATATTGCTAAATAA
- a CDS encoding TonB-dependent receptor, with translation MKLNITLLIALLGFAFFGTAQTATIKGVILDDTNNPIEGVNIKIAGSERGTTTNTNGFYVLKIPVNQDVIVVFTHLSHERVEQVFNLKNGQELEFNPVMKIDIEQIGVVVINSNTRQTVDGITTITPEVLRTIKGAQPGVENILKTLPSVNISNELSTQYSVRGGNFDENLVYVNEIEVYRPFLIRSGQQEGLSFVNTDLVQNVDFSAGGFQAKYGDKLSSVLDITYRTPIRFGVRAEASLLGGSVAVETVSKDSKFSGIVGLRYRDNSLLINSLETETNVRPVFADAQTYLTYRFTDKFHLNFLGNLSLNKYTFRPKNRQTNFGTLDDPVALLVFYDGQERDQYLTAFGAFKANYFANEDLTLKLIGSAYHTTEEEYFDILAQYRLGEVNSNIGDENLGEVEFSEGIGSQLTHGRNDLDALIVNVEHKGDYKIDDESTLEWSLKYTHEDIRDRLVEWEVIDSAGFSVRPPIFDIPNNQPYEPFEGPLVAFQNVRATNGVQIDRLQAYAQWSKRTTIGNNDVFYNAGVRVHSWNVNSDVPNQDGVSSSNQIVFSPRGQFAIKPDWEKDMLFRVAGGLYYQPPFYRELRDSSGIVQPNVKAQKSFHIVIGNEYSFKLWDRPFKLVSEAYYKGLTDVNPYTLENVRIRYRAGNNATAYAYGLDFRLNGEFVPGTESWFSFGYLKTEENIEDRGFIARPTDQRLKFGILFQDYVPNIPELKMYLNLVYNTGVPGGSPSYADPYDFQTRLRDYRRADLGVSYVLVDPNKTYNSSWKRKFKELTIGVEIFNMFNAQNTITNTWVRDVYSKRQFAIPNFLTPRVFNVRLSTRF, from the coding sequence TTGAAGCTAAACATTACACTACTTATCGCCTTGTTAGGTTTTGCGTTTTTTGGAACGGCACAAACCGCAACCATTAAAGGAGTCATTCTCGATGACACTAACAATCCCATAGAAGGCGTAAATATTAAAATCGCTGGATCAGAGAGAGGGACTACAACTAATACTAATGGTTTTTATGTTTTAAAAATCCCAGTAAACCAAGATGTAATTGTCGTTTTCACTCATTTATCACATGAGCGTGTTGAACAAGTTTTTAACCTAAAAAACGGTCAGGAACTGGAATTCAATCCTGTGATGAAAATAGATATTGAACAAATTGGCGTGGTCGTAATTAATAGCAATACGCGACAAACTGTCGATGGTATCACCACCATCACACCAGAAGTTTTACGAACCATTAAAGGAGCTCAACCTGGTGTTGAAAATATCTTAAAAACATTGCCAAGTGTTAACATTTCAAATGAGTTAAGTACACAGTACTCGGTTCGAGGTGGTAACTTTGATGAGAATCTGGTTTATGTTAATGAAATAGAAGTGTATCGTCCGTTTCTTATTCGTTCTGGACAACAAGAAGGATTAAGTTTTGTGAATACCGATTTGGTTCAAAACGTAGACTTTTCTGCTGGTGGTTTTCAGGCAAAGTATGGTGATAAATTGTCTTCGGTTTTAGACATTACCTACAGAACCCCTATTCGATTTGGAGTTCGAGCAGAAGCTAGTTTATTAGGAGGCTCTGTTGCCGTAGAAACTGTGAGTAAAGATTCTAAGTTTTCGGGGATTGTCGGACTGCGTTATAGAGATAATAGTTTATTGATTAATTCTTTAGAAACTGAAACCAACGTCAGGCCTGTATTTGCTGATGCTCAAACCTATTTAACTTATCGATTTACTGATAAGTTTCATTTAAATTTCCTCGGAAACCTTTCCCTGAATAAATATACGTTCCGACCTAAAAACAGACAAACAAATTTTGGAACACTGGATGACCCAGTTGCTTTACTAGTCTTTTATGATGGACAAGAAAGAGATCAATACTTAACAGCATTTGGAGCATTTAAAGCTAACTACTTCGCCAATGAGGACCTTACCTTGAAACTTATTGGATCTGCCTATCATACAACTGAAGAAGAGTATTTTGATATTTTAGCACAGTACCGACTAGGAGAAGTTAATAGTAATATTGGTGACGAAAATTTAGGAGAGGTGGAGTTTTCTGAAGGCATTGGCTCACAGCTAACGCATGGTCGAAATGACTTAGATGCCCTTATTGTAAACGTTGAACATAAAGGAGATTATAAAATTGATGACGAGAGTACCTTAGAATGGTCGCTAAAATACACCCATGAAGACATAAGGGATCGTTTGGTAGAATGGGAAGTTATTGATAGTGCTGGTTTTTCGGTACGACCTCCTATTTTTGATATTCCAAATAACCAACCTTATGAACCTTTTGAAGGACCATTGGTCGCTTTTCAAAATGTGAGAGCAACTAATGGCGTTCAAATCGACAGACTTCAAGCTTATGCTCAATGGAGTAAGCGCACAACTATTGGTAACAACGACGTTTTTTATAACGCAGGCGTTCGCGTGCACAGCTGGAATGTGAATAGCGATGTGCCTAACCAAGATGGTGTGTCTAGTTCTAATCAGATAGTTTTTAGTCCGAGAGGACAGTTTGCAATAAAACCAGATTGGGAAAAGGATATGTTGTTCCGTGTCGCAGGGGGCTTGTATTACCAGCCACCATTTTATAGAGAATTAAGAGATTCTTCTGGTATTGTACAACCAAATGTGAAAGCTCAAAAATCATTTCATATCGTGATAGGAAACGAATATAGTTTCAAACTGTGGGATCGTCCATTTAAGCTTGTTTCCGAAGCGTACTACAAAGGGTTAACAGATGTGAATCCATATACATTAGAAAATGTAAGAATACGTTATAGAGCGGGAAACAATGCAACTGCTTATGCCTACGGATTAGACTTCAGACTCAATGGTGAATTTGTACCTGGAACTGAAAGCTGGTTTAGTTTTGGTTATTTAAAAACAGAAGAAAATATCGAGGATAGAGGCTTCATCGCACGTCCTACAGATCAACGCTTAAAATTTGGAATCTTGTTTCAAGATTACGTGCCAAATATTCCAGAACTTAAAATGTATCTCAATTTAGTATACAATACTGGCGTGCCAGGGGGCTCTCCAAGTTATGCAGACCCTTACGATTTTCAGACGCGTTTACGAGATTATAGACGTGCAGATCTAGGTGTGTCATATGTTTTGGTTGACCCAAACAAAAC
- the lpdA gene encoding dihydrolipoyl dehydrogenase, with protein MSKYDIIVLGSGPGGYVTAIRASQLGFKTAVVEKESLGGVCLNWGCIPTKALLKSAQVFEYLKHAEDYGLKVKDAEHDFDAVVKRSRGVADGMSNGVKFLMKKNKIDVIEGFGKLKMGKKVEVDGKDYSADHIIIATGARTRELPSLPQDGKKVIGYRQAMTLEKQPKKMIVVGSGAIGVEFAYFYNSMGTEVTVVEYLPNIVPVEDEDVSKQLERSFKKSGIKVMTSSEVTKVDTTGKGVKATVKTKKGEEVLEADIVLSAVGIKSNIENIGLEDVGIAVDRDKILVNDYYQTNIPGYYAIGDVTPGQALAHVASAEGILCVEKIAGQHVEALDYGNVPGCTYCSPEIASVGLTEKQAKEQGIEIKVGKFPFSASGKASAGGNKEGFVKVIFDAKYGEWLGCHMIGAGVTDMIAEAVLGRKLETTGHEVLKAIHPHPTMSEAVMEAVADAYDEVIHL; from the coding sequence ATGAGTAAATACGATATTATAGTACTTGGTAGTGGTCCTGGAGGCTACGTTACTGCAATTAGAGCATCACAATTAGGCTTTAAAACGGCTGTCGTTGAAAAGGAAAGTTTAGGTGGCGTTTGCCTTAATTGGGGCTGTATACCAACTAAAGCATTGCTTAAATCTGCTCAGGTTTTTGAATATTTAAAGCATGCCGAAGATTATGGTTTAAAAGTAAAAGATGCTGAACATGATTTTGACGCAGTAGTAAAACGAAGTCGTGGAGTCGCTGATGGTATGAGTAATGGCGTAAAATTCTTAATGAAGAAGAATAAAATTGATGTCATTGAAGGCTTTGGAAAGCTTAAAATGGGAAAAAAAGTTGAAGTAGACGGCAAAGACTATAGTGCAGATCATATCATTATTGCCACTGGAGCTCGCACTCGCGAATTACCTAGTTTACCTCAAGACGGTAAGAAAGTAATAGGCTACAGACAAGCGATGACTCTGGAGAAGCAACCTAAGAAGATGATTGTAGTTGGCTCTGGAGCAATTGGTGTTGAGTTTGCTTATTTCTATAATTCCATGGGCACCGAGGTGACTGTAGTAGAGTACTTACCTAATATTGTTCCTGTTGAAGATGAAGACGTTTCTAAACAACTAGAACGTTCATTCAAGAAGAGTGGCATTAAAGTTATGACCTCTTCCGAAGTGACAAAAGTAGATACTACTGGAAAAGGTGTAAAAGCCACGGTAAAAACTAAAAAAGGTGAAGAAGTATTAGAAGCCGATATAGTATTATCTGCTGTAGGAATCAAATCAAACATTGAGAACATAGGGTTAGAAGATGTAGGTATTGCAGTTGATAGAGATAAAATATTAGTTAATGATTATTATCAAACTAATATTCCTGGATATTATGCTATTGGTGATGTCACTCCTGGTCAAGCTTTGGCGCACGTTGCGTCTGCCGAAGGAATTTTATGTGTTGAAAAAATTGCTGGTCAGCATGTAGAAGCTCTAGACTACGGAAATGTGCCAGGGTGCACCTATTGCTCTCCAGAAATTGCAAGTGTAGGTCTTACTGAAAAACAGGCTAAAGAGCAAGGGATCGAGATTAAAGTGGGTAAATTCCCATTCTCAGCTTCTGGAAAAGCCAGTGCTGGTGGTAACAAAGAAGGCTTTGTTAAAGTCATATTTGATGCCAAGTATGGTGAATGGCTAGGATGCCATATGATTGGAGCTGGTGTGACTGATATGATTGCTGAAGCTGTTTTGGGACGTAAACTGGAAACTACGGGTCATGAAGTATTAAAAGCGATACATCCACATCCTACTATGAGTGAAGCCGTAATGGAAGCCGTTGCCGATGCTTATGATGAAGTGATTCATTTATAG